The Paracoccus sp. MC1862 genome includes a window with the following:
- the ccmI gene encoding c-type cytochrome biogenesis protein CcmI, with protein sequence MFWILTAAMTVLVAVAILRPFMGRAQAVAEPAAAYDLGVYRDQLREVDRDVKRGVLTGDEADRLKTEIGRKILDADRAMAKPSAPASRSARPWVAAVALALVVAGSTAIYWRLGEPAMPDLPLAARIAASDERLAALPSQAEAEAAAPAQPSPQADPEYLRLVEQLRDAVSRRPDDPQGLELLAQHEARLGNIAAARDAQQRLIAIRGPASQAPDHVRLAALMIEAAGGFVSAEARAEIEAALRIDPADGQARYLAGLMYAQNDRPDLAFGLWRDLLETGPADAPWVAPIRQLMPELSWLAGEPNYQPPPMAGSDLPGPDAGAVAAAGEMSPEEQQQMITGMVRNLEARLMTDSGPPAEWARLITSLVRIGEEARAREILARAQAIFGGTPQAMEIIDRAAATVGLVPAP encoded by the coding sequence ATGTTCTGGATACTGACGGCGGCGATGACAGTCCTGGTGGCGGTGGCGATCCTGCGGCCGTTCATGGGGCGCGCGCAGGCCGTGGCCGAGCCGGCGGCCGCCTATGACCTGGGCGTTTACCGCGACCAGCTGCGCGAGGTGGACCGCGACGTGAAGCGCGGCGTCCTGACCGGGGACGAGGCCGACCGGCTGAAGACCGAGATCGGCCGCAAGATCCTCGACGCCGACCGCGCCATGGCGAAGCCTTCGGCGCCCGCGTCCCGCAGCGCCCGGCCCTGGGTTGCCGCCGTTGCGCTGGCGCTGGTGGTGGCGGGCAGCACCGCGATCTACTGGCGTCTCGGCGAGCCGGCGATGCCGGACCTGCCGCTGGCCGCGCGCATCGCCGCCTCGGACGAGCGGCTGGCCGCCCTGCCCTCTCAGGCCGAGGCCGAGGCGGCTGCGCCCGCGCAGCCCTCCCCGCAGGCCGATCCCGAATACCTGCGGCTGGTCGAACAGTTGCGCGACGCCGTGTCGCGCCGCCCCGACGACCCGCAGGGCCTTGAACTGCTGGCCCAGCACGAGGCCCGCCTAGGCAACATCGCCGCCGCCCGCGACGCGCAGCAGCGGCTGATCGCCATCCGCGGCCCCGCGTCGCAGGCCCCCGACCACGTCCGCCTGGCCGCGCTGATGATCGAGGCGGCGGGGGGCTTCGTCTCGGCCGAGGCGCGCGCCGAGATCGAGGCGGCGCTGCGGATCGATCCCGCCGACGGGCAGGCGCGCTATCTGGCCGGGCTGATGTATGCCCAGAACGACCGCCCGGACCTTGCCTTCGGCCTCTGGCGCGACCTGCTGGAAACCGGCCCGGCGGATGCCCCCTGGGTCGCGCCGATCCGGCAACTGATGCCGGAACTTTCATGGCTCGCGGGCGAGCCGAACTACCAGCCGCCGCCCATGGCCGGATCTGACCTGCCCGGCCCGGATGCCGGGGCTGTGGCCGCCGCCGGCGAGATGAGCCCCGAGGAACAGCAGCAGATGATCACCGGGATGGTCCGCAACCTCGAGGCGCGGCTGATGACCGACAGCGGCCCGCCGGCGGAATGGGCGCGGCTGATCACCTCGCTGGTCCGCATCGGCGAGGAAGCCCGCGCCCGCGAGATCCTGGCCCGCGCCCAGGCCATCTTCGGCGGCACCCCGCAGGCGATGGAGATCATCGACCGCGCGGCGGCGACCGTGGGCCTGGTCCCCGCCCCATGA
- a CDS encoding sarcosine oxidase subunit alpha family protein, whose protein sequence is MTRRTAPFRLSQGGRLIDRAQPRRFRFDGRGMDGFAGDTLASALLANGQLLMGRSFKYHRPRGPLASGVEEPNALLGVGEGARFEPNQRATTTPLVDGMVTVSQNAWGSLNRDWGVINDRLWRYFPAGFYYKTFIHPRAAWKRVFEPVIRRAAGLGRAPKLPDADRYEQAYAFAEVVVVGGGIAGLAAAHEAARTGGRVILLEQQPHWGGRSPVDHPDGTDLIEALLAELRALPNVTLRRNTMATGLYDHGYLLAREHLADHEPHAGIPRQRLWRIRAGQVVNAAGALERPLAFAGNDVPGVMLASAVRDYIADYGVAPGRRIAVVTNNDDAYRTALAALDAGLEVPVVIDARPAADGPLPRLLRDRGVRIAEGKGIASVQGKRGVEGLTLCAHQGAGEPLETIACDVIAMSGGWSPVVHLWSHCGGKLQWHEDQALFAPDPARPPVGADGQPNVRSAGAAEGDLRVAGLTDAGPEAPILPVWVMPENATPKARFKMWLDYQNDVKVSDVQLAALEGYASVEHAKRYTTLGMATDQGKISNINGLAILSSTLDQPIAATGTTTFRPPYTPLTLGTIAGEARGEVFQPLRRTPIHDWHEAHGAHWEPVGLWRRAYCYPRAGESHRDAVDREILAVRGGVGTLDASTLGKILVKGPDAGRFLDMIYTGMMSTLPVGKCRYGLMCSENGFLVDDGVAVRLSEDTWLCHTTTGGADRIHGHMEDWLQCEWWDWKVYTANITEQFAQVAVAGPKARMVLEKLGGMDLSAEALPFMSFAEGHLAGVPARIYRISFSGELSFEIAVPANRGLEIWEKLHEAGAEFGITPYGTEAMHVMRAEKGFIMIGDETDGTVIPQDLGMNWAISTKKHDYIGKRAQERRFMADPDRWRLVGLESLDGRVLPDGALAVAEGVNANGQRNTQGRVTSTYWSPTLKAPIAMGLVRHGPERMGEVLEFPVQKDTFRARIVDPVFHDKEGAAANV, encoded by the coding sequence ATGACCAGACGCACCGCGCCCTTCCGCCTGTCCCAGGGCGGCCGCCTGATCGACCGCGCCCAGCCGCGCCGGTTCCGCTTTGATGGCCGCGGCATGGACGGGTTTGCCGGGGACACGCTCGCCTCGGCGCTGCTGGCGAATGGCCAGCTTCTGATGGGGCGCAGCTTCAAGTATCACCGCCCGCGCGGCCCGTTGGCCTCGGGCGTCGAGGAGCCGAACGCCCTTTTGGGTGTGGGCGAGGGCGCGAGGTTCGAGCCGAACCAGCGCGCCACCACCACGCCGCTTGTCGATGGCATGGTCACGGTCAGCCAGAACGCCTGGGGCAGCCTGAACCGCGACTGGGGCGTCATCAACGACAGGCTGTGGCGGTATTTTCCGGCGGGCTTCTATTACAAGACCTTTATCCATCCCCGCGCCGCCTGGAAGCGGGTGTTCGAGCCGGTGATCCGCCGCGCCGCGGGCCTTGGCCGCGCGCCGAAGCTGCCCGACGCCGACCGCTATGAGCAGGCCTATGCCTTTGCCGAGGTCGTCGTGGTGGGCGGGGGCATCGCCGGGCTTGCGGCGGCCCACGAGGCTGCGCGGACGGGCGGTCGCGTGATCCTGCTGGAACAGCAGCCCCATTGGGGCGGCCGCAGCCCGGTCGATCATCCCGACGGCACGGATCTCATCGAGGCCCTGCTGGCGGAACTGCGCGCCCTGCCCAATGTCACCCTGCGCCGCAACACCATGGCGACGGGGCTTTACGATCACGGCTACCTGCTCGCACGAGAGCATCTGGCCGACCACGAACCCCACGCAGGCATCCCGCGCCAGCGCCTGTGGCGTATCCGGGCGGGGCAGGTCGTCAACGCAGCCGGGGCGCTGGAACGGCCGCTGGCCTTCGCGGGCAACGATGTGCCGGGGGTGATGCTGGCCTCGGCCGTGCGCGACTACATCGCGGATTACGGCGTGGCGCCCGGCCGCCGCATCGCCGTGGTGACGAACAACGACGACGCCTACCGGACGGCGCTGGCGGCGCTGGATGCGGGGCTTGAGGTGCCTGTCGTGATCGATGCCCGGCCTGCCGCCGACGGGCCGCTGCCCCGCCTTCTGCGCGACCGCGGGGTGCGGATCGCGGAAGGCAAGGGCATCGCCTCGGTGCAGGGCAAGCGCGGTGTCGAGGGCCTGACGCTCTGCGCGCATCAGGGCGCCGGCGAGCCGCTGGAAACCATCGCCTGCGACGTGATCGCCATGTCGGGCGGCTGGTCCCCGGTCGTCCACCTGTGGAGCCATTGCGGCGGCAAGCTGCAGTGGCATGAGGATCAGGCGCTGTTCGCCCCCGATCCCGCCCGCCCGCCCGTGGGCGCGGACGGGCAGCCGAACGTGCGGTCGGCAGGGGCGGCCGAGGGCGACCTGAGGGTGGCCGGGCTGACCGATGCCGGACCCGAGGCGCCGATCCTGCCTGTCTGGGTCATGCCCGAGAACGCCACGCCCAAGGCGCGCTTCAAGATGTGGCTGGACTACCAGAACGACGTCAAGGTTTCCGACGTCCAGCTTGCCGCGCTGGAAGGCTATGCCAGCGTGGAACACGCCAAGCGTTACACCACGCTCGGCATGGCGACAGATCAGGGAAAGATAAGCAACATCAACGGGCTTGCCATTCTGTCCTCGACCCTGGATCAACCCATTGCCGCGACCGGGACGACGACCTTCCGCCCGCCCTACACGCCCCTGACGCTGGGAACCATCGCCGGCGAGGCGCGGGGCGAGGTCTTCCAGCCCCTGCGCCGCACCCCGATCCATGACTGGCACGAAGCCCATGGCGCCCATTGGGAACCCGTGGGCCTCTGGCGCCGCGCTTATTGCTATCCCCGTGCGGGCGAAAGCCACCGGGATGCGGTGGACCGCGAGATCCTGGCCGTCCGGGGCGGGGTGGGAACGCTGGATGCCTCGACGCTGGGAAAAATCCTTGTGAAAGGACCGGATGCGGGCCGCTTCCTCGACATGATCTACACGGGGATGATGTCCACCCTTCCGGTCGGCAAGTGCCGCTATGGGCTGATGTGTTCGGAAAACGGCTTCCTTGTCGATGACGGGGTAGCGGTCAGGCTTTCCGAGGACACATGGCTTTGCCACACCACAACCGGCGGCGCCGACCGCATCCACGGGCATATGGAGGACTGGCTGCAATGCGAGTGGTGGGACTGGAAGGTCTACACCGCCAACATCACCGAGCAATTCGCCCAGGTCGCCGTTGCCGGTCCGAAAGCGCGCATGGTGCTGGAAAAGCTGGGCGGCATGGACCTGTCCGCCGAGGCGCTGCCCTTCATGAGTTTCGCGGAAGGCCATCTGGCGGGCGTCCCCGCCCGCATCTACCGCATCAGCTTCTCGGGCGAGCTGTCCTTCGAGATCGCCGTGCCCGCCAACCGCGGGCTTGAGATATGGGAAAAGCTGCACGAGGCCGGGGCCGAGTTCGGGATCACCCCCTATGGCACCGAGGCGATGCATGTCATGCGCGCCGAAAAGGGCTTCATCATGATCGGGGACGAGACTGACGGCACAGTGATCCCGCAGGATCTGGGAATGAATTGGGCCATCTCGACGAAAAAGCACGACTATATCGGCAAGCGCGCGCAGGAACGCCGCTTCATGGCGGACCCCGACCGCTGGCGGCTGGTGGGGCTGGAGAGCCTCGATGGACGGGTGCTGCCGGACGGGGCGCTGGCCGTGGCCGAAGGGGTGAATGCCAACGGACAGCGGAACACGCAGGGCCGCGTGACCTCGACCTACTGGTCGCCGACGCTGAAGGCGCCGATCGCCATGGGACTGGTGCGGCACGGCCCCGAGCGGATGGGAGAGGTGCTGGAGTTCCCGGTGCAGAAGGATACGTTCCGTGCCCGCATCGTCGATCCGGTGTTCCATGACAAGGAAGGGGCCGCCGCGAATGTCTGA
- a CDS encoding DUF1289 domain-containing protein — MSVESPCRKLCALDPDTRVCAACLRTLDEIARWGRMADEEKRAVLRRIAAT; from the coding sequence ATGAGCGTTGAAAGCCCCTGCCGCAAGCTCTGCGCGCTTGACCCCGACACGCGGGTCTGCGCCGCCTGCCTGCGGACCCTGGACGAGATCGCCCGCTGGGGCCGGATGGCCGACGAGGAAAAGCGGGCGGTCCTGCGCCGGATCGCGGCCACCTAG
- a CDS encoding folylpolyglutamate synthase/dihydrofolate synthase family protein translates to MSAATDAILQRLTALHPKVIDLSLDRIRQLLSDLGDPQDRIPPVIHVAGTNGKGSTQAFIRAGLEAAGLGVHAYTSPHLAYFNERIRLSGELIGDKMLADTLAEVERVNAGRPITFFEVTTAAAFLAFSRVPADYTLLEVGLGGRLDATNVVKAPLLTVITPISVDHTQYLGETLTQIAGEKAGILKRRVPCIVARQPDEALAVIEAAAARLGCPLSVAGQHWTVEREADALVYQDEHGLADVPLPALPGPHQIGNAGAAIAALRELGFGQAEAVAAMKEVEWPARMQRLTRGPLVRAAGSCELWLDGGHNPAGGEALAATLAAMPRKPTHLVCGMLNTKDVAGYMRPLAPQVESLTAVSIEGEPATLPARTTADMAESVGIPAATAPDVSAAVAGIVRQHPGARILICGSLYLAGRVLRENG, encoded by the coding sequence ATGAGCGCCGCGACCGACGCCATCCTGCAGCGGCTGACCGCGCTGCATCCCAAGGTCATCGACCTGTCGCTGGACCGGATACGGCAACTGCTGTCGGACCTCGGCGACCCGCAGGACCGCATCCCGCCGGTGATCCATGTCGCGGGGACGAACGGCAAGGGCTCGACCCAGGCCTTCATCCGCGCGGGACTGGAAGCGGCGGGGTTGGGGGTCCACGCCTATACCTCGCCGCACCTCGCCTACTTCAACGAGCGCATCCGGCTGTCGGGGGAACTCATCGGCGACAAGATGCTGGCCGACACGCTGGCCGAGGTCGAGCGGGTGAACGCCGGCCGCCCCATCACCTTCTTCGAGGTGACGACGGCGGCGGCCTTCCTGGCCTTCTCGCGGGTGCCTGCGGATTACACCCTGCTGGAAGTGGGTCTTGGCGGGCGTCTGGACGCCACCAACGTGGTCAAGGCGCCGCTCCTGACCGTCATCACCCCCATCAGCGTCGATCACACGCAATATCTGGGCGAGACGCTGACGCAGATCGCGGGCGAGAAGGCGGGCATCCTCAAGCGCCGCGTCCCCTGCATCGTGGCCCGCCAGCCCGACGAGGCGCTTGCGGTGATCGAGGCTGCGGCCGCCCGCCTTGGCTGTCCGCTTTCGGTCGCGGGCCAGCACTGGACCGTCGAACGCGAAGCGGATGCGCTGGTTTATCAGGATGAACACGGGCTTGCGGATGTGCCGCTACCTGCTTTGCCCGGCCCACACCAGATCGGGAACGCGGGCGCCGCCATCGCCGCCCTGCGCGAATTGGGTTTCGGACAGGCCGAGGCCGTGGCGGCGATGAAAGAGGTCGAATGGCCCGCCCGGATGCAGCGGCTGACGCGCGGGCCGCTGGTCCGGGCGGCAGGGTCCTGCGAGCTTTGGCTTGACGGCGGCCACAACCCGGCAGGCGGCGAGGCGCTGGCGGCGACCTTGGCCGCGATGCCGCGCAAGCCCACGCATCTGGTCTGCGGGATGCTGAACACCAAGGACGTGGCCGGCTACATGCGCCCGCTCGCGCCGCAGGTTGAAAGCCTCACGGCGGTGTCGATCGAAGGCGAACCCGCGACGCTGCCCGCCCGGACAACCGCCGACATGGCGGAAAGCGTGGGCATTCCCGCCGCCACCGCGCCCGACGTGTCCGCGGCTGTCGCGGGGATCGTCCGCCAGCATCCGGGCGCGCGCATCCTGATCTGCGGCTCGCTCTACCTCGCGGGCCGCGTGCTGCGCGAGAACGGCTGA
- a CDS encoding sarcosine oxidase subunit delta → MLTLTCPFCGVAAEETELAPGGEAHLKRFGPGSSDADFETYLFGRRNPRGVHFERWRHVYGCGKWFLAARDTATLQVFGTYPPQCDGPPDALIARIRAVRPGWQPPPEPLEDDSAPGVERDPAPNPTPTRDTIA, encoded by the coding sequence ATGCTGACCCTGACCTGCCCCTTCTGCGGCGTCGCCGCCGAGGAAACCGAGCTTGCGCCGGGCGGCGAGGCGCATCTGAAACGCTTCGGTCCCGGCTCGTCGGACGCGGATTTTGAAACCTACCTGTTCGGGCGCCGCAACCCCAGGGGGGTGCATTTCGAACGCTGGCGCCATGTCTACGGCTGCGGCAAGTGGTTCCTTGCCGCCCGCGACACCGCGACCCTGCAGGTCTTCGGCACCTACCCGCCGCAATGCGACGGCCCGCCCGACGCCCTGATAGCCAGGATCCGCGCGGTCCGACCCGGCTGGCAGCCACCGCCCGAGCCGCTGGAGGATGACAGCGCGCCGGGGGTCGAGCGCGATCCCGCCCCGAACCCAACGCCCACGCGGGACACCATCGCATGA
- a CDS encoding sarcosine oxidase subunit beta family protein: MTPSRPPVPERRSGRYSVFAIARQAMSLHSGWGRAWGSPQPRDRYKVVVVGAGGHGLATAFYLGKNFGITDIAILEKGWLGGGNTGRNTTIIRSNYLQDPSAAIYNKSLQLYETLSQDLNYNVMFSPRGLIMLAQTEHEVRGYKRTAIANHLQGVSTRWIDAAEVKRLVPIMNIDGPRYPVLGGLYQERGGTARHDAVAWGYARACSNMGMHILQNCEVTGIDTTGGQVRGVTTTRGTIGCDKLAIVVAGHSSVLAEMAGFRLPIESLALQALVSEPIKPCMDVVVMANTVHGYLSQSDKGEMVIGGGTDGFVNYTQRGSWHHVEETVRALIETFPMLSRLKMLRQWGGIVDMTGDRSPILSTTPVEGIFVNCGWGTGGFKAIPGSGWTMAELVAKGAPGPLAAAFGLNRFAEGRFIDESVAAGVAH, from the coding sequence ATGACCCCTTCCCGCCCCCCCGTCCCCGAGCGCCGCTCGGGCCGCTATTCGGTCTTTGCCATTGCCCGCCAGGCGATGAGCCTGCACAGCGGCTGGGGCCGCGCCTGGGGCAGCCCCCAGCCGCGCGACCGCTACAAGGTCGTCGTGGTGGGCGCGGGCGGGCATGGGCTGGCGACGGCCTTTTACCTTGGCAAGAACTTCGGCATCACCGACATTGCGATCCTGGAAAAAGGCTGGCTGGGCGGCGGCAACACGGGCCGCAACACCACCATCATCCGCTCGAACTACCTGCAGGACCCGTCTGCCGCGATCTACAACAAGTCGCTGCAACTGTATGAAACGCTCAGCCAGGACCTGAACTACAATGTCATGTTCAGCCCGCGCGGGTTGATCATGCTGGCGCAGACGGAACATGAGGTGCGCGGCTACAAGCGCACGGCCATTGCCAACCACCTGCAGGGCGTCTCGACCCGCTGGATCGACGCGGCCGAGGTCAAGCGGCTGGTCCCGATCATGAACATCGACGGCCCGCGCTATCCGGTCCTCGGCGGGCTTTACCAGGAACGCGGCGGCACCGCGCGCCACGACGCCGTGGCCTGGGGCTATGCGCGGGCCTGTTCCAACATGGGAATGCACATCCTGCAGAACTGCGAGGTCACGGGGATCGACACCACCGGCGGGCAGGTGCGCGGCGTCACCACCACGCGCGGGACCATCGGCTGCGACAAGCTGGCGATCGTGGTGGCGGGCCATTCCTCGGTTCTGGCGGAAATGGCGGGCTTCCGCCTGCCCATCGAAAGCCTTGCCCTGCAGGCGCTGGTCAGCGAGCCGATCAAGCCCTGCATGGACGTGGTCGTGATGGCCAACACCGTCCATGGCTACCTGTCGCAATCCGACAAGGGCGAGATGGTGATCGGCGGCGGCACCGACGGCTTTGTCAACTACACCCAGCGCGGGTCCTGGCACCATGTCGAGGAAACCGTGCGCGCGCTGATCGAGACCTTCCCGATGCTGTCGCGCCTCAAGATGCTGCGGCAATGGGGGGGCATCGTGGACATGACCGGCGACCGCTCTCCCATCCTGTCCACGACGCCGGTCGAGGGCATCTTCGTCAACTGCGGCTGGGGCACCGGCGGGTTCAAGGCGATCCCCGGCTCGGGCTGGACCATGGCGGAACTGGTGGCGAAGGGCGCGCCGGGACCGCTGGCCGCCGCTTTCGGGCTGAACCGCTTTGCCGAGGGGCGCTTCATCGACGAAAGCGTGGCCGCCGGGGTGGCGCATTGA
- a CDS encoding superoxide dismutase: protein MAFTLPDLPYSHDALASGGMSRETLEYHHDKHHKAYVDKLNELIAGTEWENASLEEIVKGNYKEGAVAQNGIFNNASQHWNHAQFWEMMGPNPGKMPGNLESAITESFGSVADFKKKFASEGVAQFGSGWVWLVRNGQGGLEITKTENGVNPLCKGQTALLGCDVWEHSYYIDFRNARPKYLENFLENLVNWENVASRM from the coding sequence ATGGCTTTCACCCTGCCTGATCTGCCTTATTCCCACGACGCGCTGGCCAGCGGCGGGATGTCGAGAGAGACGCTGGAATATCACCATGACAAGCACCACAAGGCTTATGTCGACAAGCTGAACGAGCTGATCGCGGGAACCGAGTGGGAAAACGCCTCGCTCGAAGAAATCGTCAAGGGCAACTACAAGGAAGGCGCGGTCGCCCAGAACGGCATCTTCAACAACGCCAGCCAGCACTGGAACCACGCCCAGTTCTGGGAGATGATGGGCCCGAACCCCGGCAAGATGCCCGGCAACCTTGAATCCGCGATCACCGAATCTTTCGGCTCGGTCGCCGACTTCAAGAAGAAGTTCGCCTCCGAGGGCGTGGCGCAGTTCGGCTCGGGCTGGGTCTGGCTGGTCCGCAACGGCCAGGGCGGGCTTGAGATCACCAAGACCGAGAACGGCGTCAACCCGCTGTGCAAGGGCCAGACGGCGCTTCTGGGCTGCGACGTGTGGGAGCATTCCTATTACATCGACTTCCGCAACGCCCGCCCCAAGTATCTGGAAAACTTCCTTGAGAATCTCGTGAACTGGGAAAACGTCGCCTCGCGGATGTGA
- the ruvX gene encoding Holliday junction resolvase RuvX: MICAAIEDFAASLPRSGAIAGLDLGTKTIGVAVSDGMRQVATPLTVIRRQKFTLDAAELLRIVDERGLVGIVLGLPRNMDGTEGPRAQSTRAFARNLERLTPLPLSFWDERLSTVAAERALLEADASRRKRAEVIDQVAAGYILQGALDRLRYLA, encoded by the coding sequence ATGATCTGCGCCGCCATCGAGGATTTCGCAGCAAGCCTTCCCCGCAGCGGTGCCATCGCTGGGCTGGACCTTGGCACCAAGACCATCGGCGTGGCGGTCAGCGACGGGATGCGGCAGGTGGCGACGCCCCTGACGGTGATCCGGCGGCAGAAGTTCACGCTGGACGCGGCAGAACTGCTGCGGATCGTGGATGAGCGCGGCCTTGTCGGCATCGTGCTTGGCCTGCCCCGCAACATGGACGGGACCGAGGGTCCGCGCGCCCAGTCCACCCGCGCCTTCGCCCGCAATCTGGAACGGCTGACGCCTCTGCCGCTGTCCTTCTGGGACGAGCGTCTGTCCACTGTCGCGGCCGAGCGCGCGCTGCTGGAGGCCGACGCCTCGCGCCGCAAGCGGGCCGAGGTCATCGACCAGGTCGCGGCGGGCTATATCCTGCAGGGCGCGCTGGACCGGCTGCGGTATCTGGCATGA
- a CDS encoding sarcosine oxidase subunit gamma: MSDALAAITQVHGLGMILIRADLDRAADSIAAAAGLAIPDKLRFTTAGSRWLGWMSPDELLLILPHAGMPEALSALADALSTEHALVQDVSDMRCVFDLAGQAPEQVLAKLCPVDFGTLPEDAVRRTRAAQVACALWRQGDGWRIVAFRAITDYLRQVLEGAAAPGTQLDPR; this comes from the coding sequence ATGTCTGACGCCTTGGCAGCCATCACCCAGGTCCACGGCCTCGGCATGATCCTGATCCGCGCCGACCTGGACCGCGCGGCCGATTCCATCGCTGCGGCGGCGGGCTTGGCGATTCCCGACAAGCTGCGCTTCACCACCGCTGGCAGCCGCTGGCTCGGCTGGATGTCGCCGGATGAACTGCTGCTGATCCTGCCCCATGCAGGGATGCCCGAGGCGCTTTCCGCCCTGGCCGATGCGCTTTCGACCGAGCATGCGCTGGTGCAGGATGTCAGCGACATGCGCTGCGTCTTCGACCTGGCGGGGCAGGCGCCCGAGCAGGTGCTGGCCAAGCTCTGCCCCGTTGATTTCGGGACGCTGCCCGAAGACGCCGTCCGCCGCACCCGCGCCGCTCAGGTGGCCTGCGCCTTGTGGCGGCAGGGGGATGGATGGCGCATCGTCGCCTTCCGCGCGATTACCGACTACCTGAGGCAGGTGCTGGAAGGCGCGGCGGCTCCGGGAACGCAACTGGACCCACGCTGA
- the zapE gene encoding cell division protein ZapE produces the protein MSNPVTHQVTAAYDRRVAEGAIGDDAAQRMVLPALDRLVAALGRPHPAGKPGGLLGRIFGAKANPPPPGPELKGIYMWGGVGRGKSMLMDLVMDVAPLAEKRRVHFHEFMQEVQAGLNEARARGEQDVVRPVAEGIAARTRLFCFDEMQVTDIADAMIVGRLFQVLFDRGVTVVTTSNRVPEDLYKDGLNRQLFLPFIALVRERMHVLHLESSRDHRQGRVASGQVWFTPADAAAREALDELWVELTNDARPSPRELPVNGRSLTIPAASGSVARTGFEDLCGNPLGPADYLSIAGAFDALLIDGIPTLGSANHDRAKRFVTLVDALYEAKVRLYASAAAEPEALYPEGRGAFEFERTASRLREMQGAGWGSAPAS, from the coding sequence ATGAGCAATCCCGTCACGCACCAAGTCACCGCCGCCTATGACCGCCGCGTTGCGGAAGGCGCCATCGGGGACGACGCAGCCCAGCGCATGGTGCTGCCCGCGCTGGACCGGCTGGTGGCGGCGCTGGGCCGGCCGCATCCGGCGGGCAAGCCCGGCGGCCTGCTTGGCCGCATCTTCGGGGCGAAGGCCAATCCGCCGCCGCCGGGGCCGGAACTCAAGGGCATCTACATGTGGGGCGGCGTCGGGCGCGGCAAGTCGATGCTGATGGACCTGGTGATGGATGTGGCCCCCCTTGCCGAGAAGCGCCGCGTCCATTTCCACGAGTTCATGCAGGAGGTGCAGGCCGGGCTGAACGAGGCCCGCGCCCGGGGCGAGCAGGACGTCGTCCGCCCGGTGGCCGAGGGCATCGCCGCCCGCACGCGGCTGTTCTGCTTTGACGAGATGCAGGTCACCGACATCGCCGACGCGATGATCGTGGGACGGCTGTTCCAGGTGCTGTTCGATCGCGGGGTGACGGTGGTCACGACCTCGAACCGGGTGCCCGAGGATCTCTACAAGGACGGGCTGAACCGGCAGTTGTTCCTGCCCTTCATCGCGCTGGTCCGGGAACGGATGCATGTCCTGCATCTGGAATCGTCGCGCGATCACCGGCAGGGGCGCGTGGCCTCGGGGCAGGTCTGGTTCACCCCGGCCGACGCCGCCGCGCGCGAGGCGCTGGACGAGTTATGGGTCGAACTGACGAATGACGCCCGGCCTTCGCCGCGCGAACTGCCGGTGAATGGCCGCAGCCTGACGATCCCCGCCGCATCCGGCAGCGTGGCCCGCACGGGCTTCGAGGATCTGTGCGGGAATCCCCTCGGCCCGGCGGATTACCTGTCCATCGCCGGGGCGTTCGACGCGCTGCTGATCGACGGCATCCCCACGCTCGGGTCCGCGAACCACGACCGCGCCAAGCGCTTCGTCACGCTGGTGGATGCGCTTTACGAAGCGAAGGTGCGGCTTTACGCCAGCGCCGCCGCCGAGCCCGAGGCGCTTTACCCCGAGGGCCGCGGCGCCTTCGAGTTCGAGCGGACGGCGAGCCGGTTGCGCGAGATGCAGGGAGCGGGCTGGGGAAGCGCTCCGGCTTCGTGA